AAGTAATATTATGTAGAAAATTCAACATTTTCCATTTATTATTATGCGttcacaattgacagaatgttcaaaaaattaattagtttcTATTTGTGGAATCATGTAAGGTATATACGTTTGATATAAGCGTTCtcacaattgacagaatgttcacacattaatttttagtttatactataattatataattatagtttatactatatatacagtatacgtttgatataagcgttcacaattgacagaatgatcacacaaatttagtttataccatatatatatatagtatatataccttTGATATAGTATATGTTTGATATAGCTATTATAACATTTCTGTGTGATTAGTTCCCTAATCTTGTGTGACGTGCTCCGCTTCAGATCACAGCcctgtacattgtatacttaCTGTATCTGTGTACAGTACTTTTAGTGCACCGATTAGCTTTATCATGTATTtgcattatgtacatgtacatgtaatctcCCTAAGTATGTTTATCCTGTCTTACACGTACACCTTTGCCCCTTGTGTCCGTAGATTGAAAAGCTAGAGTGTGCTCTGCGTGACAAGGACGATGAGCTGGGCCGTGTGCGTCGCCAGCACACCGATGAAATGGGCCGTGTGCGTCGCCAGCACACCGATGAAATGTCACAGATGATGGACGAGCTGCGTACCACTCGAAAGAGCTACGAGGTCAAAATACACGAGTACGAGCAACTCATGGACCTCAAGGTCCAGCAGGACCAGGAGATTGCCACCTACAGGGCACTACTGCAGGAGGACACCAGGTGAGGCTCTATTTAAAGCACACTGGGGGGTTTGACCTGGCTTTGCGTAGTTTTATAACCTGTTTTGATGTGTGCAACTGCTTGGGAATTTGAATACTGAATCTTTCCCCCACCAGGGGGAATGTGCTGAGGTATGGTCAAATCCCCCATATTACCCTTCCCCctcctggggggggggcaacactttgataggtgcattacaTGTGCAGCACTGTATTACATCAGGGGCTTAGAGAAGAGGGTATGCAACTCAGTCAGAATCAGCACCCTTCATCTGTTACTATTTTTACTTGACttttgtacagtacagtactgggATTCTATTTATAGTAAATCCTGCCTCTGATATGAACTATGGTGATTACATAGGGTAGATAGTGCTATGTAGTACCAGGAGCGCATCCTCACATGCTCCTGATAGTACcaagtgcatgtatgtgctGTGTATCTATTACTTGTATGTTCATACAATGTGTAGTCAATTTTTAGGCAATGACATGTATCCTAATTCATGTACCATCAGCATTTttccattaatttttataccgCTATGCACATGTGTGTTTGCATGCTCTTACTTTCATTCTCTGTAGACTAAACCTGACCCCTACCCCCCGTGAGAAGCGCACCCGCACTCGCACCCAGACTGGGGGAGAGCCTGTCCCCATCCCCAAGAAGATGCGTCTGGAGACCCCCACACCCATGCAGGCCAAAAAGTCCTCAGTGAGCTGACATTGTCGAACTCAAGAGATGATACTGCTTCCTTAAGTTTTTTAACTTCAGTGCGAAGTTCGTTTATTTTAGTTGAATTACCATGTTTAATGCCTCCAATTTTTGACTTCCAATAACTAGCGCGATGATTTACTCTACCTAATTCTGCCTTCAATTTAGATAAACGGCACTCAGTCCTATCAATTTGCTTTTGGTACGCAGTAATGTTTTTTTTTTGAGAAATAAGTTGTTGTTTTTGATCTTCAATGATTTGATCGCGACGTCTTATTCTTTTATTAGTATTTCGAGCAATAGCATATAGTTTTTGTTGATATTCACGAGTTTTCATGTTTTTCTTAGCACCAGCCTTATCTTCCTTTCCTTCCTCTACAACGATCTGTTTCACTGGACTAAAATGCAGTACTCGGCCCCTTTGGACACCAAACTTGGGGAGAGTATAGTTTTCCCTGAGAAATCCAGATATAGCAACTTCCTTGTCAGAGCTCGAGTGCTGCTTCTTGAGTTTAGCCAATTTTGCTTTCAAACGCTCAACACTTTTGGTAAATGCTTGTAAAGTTGGTGGGTTTTCTTCAGGCCATGTTTCTCCAAACAAACTTTGAATCCACCCATAAAATGTTCGAAACGTACACCCGGGGTTTTGATCCTTGAACATTTCCAATTCGAAAATTAGTTTGATCGATACTGGGACTTGTGGTAACTGTTGCTTATCGTCAATTCGTGGCACATTATGACAAGAGCATTGACGCACTGATTCCATTTGCTTGACACTCAGGTCCAAGAGATGTGTTAGTGTTCTGCATAGAGTATAATAAGCATAGAATAATGTACTTGTTTTAACTAATGCCCCACCTCCGGGAATAGGTGGGGAATAGACGCTTCTCTACCGGTAGATACTTAGATTTGGGTATAAAAGTTACTTGCAGATCACGTGATACACACATGGGGTACAATCATCCGCAGTACAAGCAGTACAAGGTTTTTCGcatcatacatgcacacagcccCTATCGGTTGTACAATAGGGGCTACCAGGGGATTCGACCAGATAACATGCCCATGCAAAGGTAAGAGAATAGATCATGTGACTAGGTAAATTTGGCAGCGAATAAATTTTGGTGATTTATCGAATCAAGGTGAGGGTCGCCATAATTAAAAATCGCTAATCAGTCGTACAAGATCAATAATGCCATGCAGCATGATCatcaaattaaaaatcgccaaTAATAGTTCACTTGCCTTGTTTGCCAAATTTACCCTGGTATGGGGGAGGTGGGGAATGAGTTTGACAAGCACATAATTACAATATCATCAAATGTAGTGTACGACAAGCTCTAGTTAGGATCCAGCTGATGAGATCAGTTAcctactgttacagtataggCATAAATAGACGACACCTAGACGACAccaaaatattattatagtaggcGTGGCTCAAGCACAGATTCCAATCGACTGGACATGTTCACATCCGGCCAGATACATTCAAAAATTACTCCTTGCTCAGAATTGATCTTCCCTACCGTACATAAAATGTTTGCGCTTTTGCACCTATCAATGGTAAGCCCCACCTCGATCCCCCAGTATGTGTATAAGTGAGGCCATAGGTAGGGATTTGATCTTGAACTTTGTCCCAGAGACAGGGAAATTGATTTGACataattgcgcatgcgcattaactACTGATCATTGCACTTATACATGGGGATTTGACATCGAGGTTGCGCCCAAATGTGGTACAGTTAAATTATGTATGTTGTAAAtccctagttgggcggagcccgaccgtccctgacaggaggtcgggttgcaagcctatctggaatttgttctgcgcattatgtagtactgctatgaatattattattctcaagtgggtgttaaccgacttGATGACGTGTAAACCACAGGATGGCACAGCAATACTGCATGCGGTGTTGCAACTAGATGCaagcggaagtgtaaccaagccacgtgaaaaatgctgcaatctgatagggcgccactatagtggcgctagaacaaatcccagataggcttgcaacccgacctcccgtcagggacggtcgggctccgcccaactagtaaATCCCGTACTGTACTGGGGGAAGACTCTTACATAGCTGTACAGAACTCACTCTGTCACTTCCCTCTGCCATTGAGTCAATTATTCCCTCACTGCAGCAGCTGAAGTGGCATAGATTTTTGTAATACTCATAGCAACACTTAAAACAACGCTAAAACAATTGTAATTTCTTCAATTTTACCAGTCACAGCTAAATAATATTAAATATTGATTTCTACTTGTTGCAAGATTTGAGACCTATAAAATGCGACTATAGTGGTACATTTTCGATAGAAACTAAGTAAAAAATCAAGCTTAGCATGTTCTCTTACCTATATAACCGTATGAAAAGTAAAATCTGTTTGCTGCACTGGCGACAACTGATCAGTAATTGTGCCACTTTTGGCTTCAATTATAAGGAGAAAAAATATTGAAAAAAAATCCGGAAGTGACATCACTAatgacaggaagtagctaaacatagtagtacagttctacagcggttttcagagtaacttcaggatgattgaatgccttcaaattacgtttcaaaaagatttagcaggctgctggacttctctgattctaggccccaactcataactcattgcttgagaaaacgtagattctcttgatgtctctgagctacccagcaacgctcgaatgagcaggtcatactccagtcctgtgtctgtgagtataggacaatattaaaagaaaccaaagacggttaaacccttacctcaaactgtccagtctcgtccgttagtatagccaagaggagcactgttgggacagctggatattagccattgctcctgtacagagaagtagacattttaaatacgtgtagaaatttctcggttatagtgtcattgtcgacgagctgatgatggcagcaccaagttctctagctcacactcttcacttgatccactatattaatgatgaaactatagtctacctacattcttgccaaacatgaacaagacttgatagcatagccggccatagggcccacacaaaaatatctgaccttaacaagcttgacaaagctttatacctcttcccttgttgttcagtcttcagaataagcttcagagaagagagaagcttcagctaagagccattccaatcgattccaatcgattccaataatgataaaacgggaactgacttctagtacacgatagtacacgaatataaatgtcacgaaagtgaacgagaatatccatttgtcagaatctgacaaacgactgacgcatgcgcagacaactagtaccaggcccagttgttcgcctaaccgttataaaagcgaaaactcggcctgggatcgaggctaccacagtacaaaagaagacaaaatatgacttttcaacactggagagagcttgagcaagagcagaacagaagtagaagccatcacaacaaaactagtcactagtctaggtcgtaaatattgtaagtagctgtgttattttattaaaactgctgtgatttgtacaatgacatcattgtaaaatatacaataattatactgactaatttactaagatatctcgatccccaagaatcttggggcaactgacgcatgcgcagacagtgtataccaggccgtctttctcaactgagagcggcctggaatcgaggctatccgatgggctagaaaccttcaatcgaactttctatctaccaTTGCCAGCAATGACTGGACACCAATTAAAATATGTCAGTAAATCAGTTAGTAATTTTCTGTATATTACGGTATGATTTTATATGTGTTCTTATGAGACCAAAGGCTATGCTTCCCTTTTTCCCTTGTAGGGAGCTACTTTCAGTTGATTTGCCgatacaaagaagaagaaataCACCTTAGCTAACCTTGGAATCCCACAAGAAGCTAGCCAGCCAGCTTGTATAAGTTCCCTAACTGCTTTTGTTGATCAATGTTTCAGCGCTTGTCtcgtgtattgtattgtaaaatttgattattttgtatttttgTGTTTGATTTGCGGCATTCTTACACAtatattttcatttttgccGATTGCCAGCAAAAATATACGGCCTACTCTGCTGCTTAAAGCGGCTGCTGCTCGATATAAAGTGGACTAAGCGGTTCCAAAATGTGTCCAGTTTTGTCAAAAAATCCACAATTATCAATGACGTATCGCATTATCTACACATACCCAAGAGCTGCGTAGAGCCACTAATTTGGGGAATTCCCCATTAATCGCAATGTACCAGCAATGTAAAGTGAGTGTATATGGCTGCAAGTAAGTATAGGCTAGCAGTCATTTACTTGAAGATAGTAAATGTGTACAATCTATCAGGatatatagtatactatattattatgttgggTAGAATTAATCATGATTCAGAGTCAAGTCGTGGCTGTTTGTTCATGTCTACTAAATCTAATGGAGTTTTTCGTATGTACTTTCGTTTCTTTCGCTTAAATTGTGATGTCTCGTCTATTCTCGCTTCAGCTTTCAGAACCTCCCCCACTGGGTCATGCAGATTACTGGAGAAGTAGTGTCTCTTGGcgtcatcattatttttctCCACCCCTAGAGAAAAAGGTGATTAAAATGTTATCTCTTTACACTCGAACTCACCTTGTCCACTAAACATCTTGACATTTCCGTATTTTGAAATAAAGTAAGGGAAGTGAAagaccagtgtgtgcataTAGGGCGTAATATTCTTTTCCTGAAACCCTTGACACTTGTGCTTCAAGCTCAAGAAAAGCCTTATCCAGTCTTTCGCCTATCATGATAGATTATAGTAAATTAGATACAATGGTTCTCCCTACTAGTAAACTAACACTATACCTTTTGCTCAACCACTTCACTGGGAGGTGGAGTCCAGCTAGAAACCATCttatacaaagagagaaattCCTATAGAGCCAGaccatataaataattatgtttgtaaaATGCGAAGGGAAATTTAATTAGTACTCACTGTCCAAAGTTGGGCCATTTTAGCTTGAATTTCTTCCTTCAGTAGGTCAGCAAACCTCACTGGGAGACGTTCCAGAAACTTCTTGGTGTCGTTCCCCTGCAGTGATGTCCATTCGTAATGTCCAGAAGCTTTGCCATCTGGACCCCTTGCTTCCCATACCCTGAACGTGATACCACAGTCTTTAACGATCGTCTGTAGTGTTTGTAGGTGAGTGAGTATATGTGCGTTTCCTTGTCTGTCTTGTTTAGCAGATGCCACTATCTCTAGAATGAGATTTCTTGTTAAAACGTCAGCTATACGTAGGAGTAGGTGTAGCTCATCGGGTATTATATGGTCTGGCTCTATGTTCAGTAGTGGTGTTGTAATTGATCCTAGTCGTACACTTGCTGGTTTACTGCTGGGAAGTGCGCCTTTTGCTTGTAGGGAACTCAATGTTCTTGCATTTGTTACGGTGTAGTCAGCCCTATCCTTTGACATATCCCACCTATAGCGGCAAATGGGGAAGCTAGgtttaagcataattataataattatagatatacctTTCATCCTTCTTGATGGTACACCAGACACAAGCGTACATAGAGGTTGCTTTGTTGAGGCCCATACTCAGTAAAAGAAACTAATAATGCAATTTTTATAGTCAGTAATTAACTATACATTCTCACCTTGTAATCACTACCCAGGAAAAACTCAAGGCGGTACTCTGTTTCATCAACAGTGAGTAGTGGGTGTGAAATGATGTCGTTCAACTCCTTCAATACCTCAGATAGTCCTGAACTAATTGTTTCATACGACTCTTCGGCTTTTAGGCCAGCAAAAGTATGATTGCCTGTATGAATGTCAATATAAAAATATTTTCACCACTTTCTCGTTTAATATTTTTATTGTTAAGCTTACCCATGCCTGATAAAACATTGTCTTGAATTTCTGGAAATGCAAATGAGAGAAGTATGATATTGGATGATCTTGTGAATCTGGCTCCGTCACCACTGAGTTTTACTTTTACTGGTTGGGTGATAGCTTTCCCTGAATGAACCTAAAATAATaatccataataataatgtataatttCTTCTTTACTTACGATCTTAGCTAGCTCTTCCTGGATTGCAGCTTTCGGTGGTCTATAAGCACCAGGATAAGGACCTTCGAGATGTCGGATGTCGAGAGAGTTGTTAATTGAGAGGCGAGCATCCTTGATTCGGTACAGTGGTGGTAAATCAGATGCGACGCTCAATTCATGATAAGCTTCGTCACTCACAGCAAACCTGTCAAGTACATAAAGAGCTTGCTGTACCCTCGCAGAATCGTTTGGTGAAAGAGCTGGCGTTTGATGTTGTGGCTTGTGAGATGGGCTAGATAAAAAATTGAATTTGATGGGAGATCCTGTCTGTTTGCGTAGCTCTAAAGATTCTGGCTGAAGACCGAATGATTCACAAAACCAAAGCGCTTGCTCTGCAGAGCTCTTACAGTGTGGTAGCTTTCGTTTTACCTGTCGTGGTGATACCTCGTGAACTTTTTTGCCTTTGTTGATGTGTGCTGTGGTAGGTCTACTTGTTTCGGGGATTGTTGTTGGCTGTGGAGATTCAGTGGATAGTTGCTGCTCAATTTCAGAATACGATTCTGCTTCTCCATCAAGCACGAAGAGGTTGTATTCTCCAGCAAGTACGGCATACCTCCTTCTTCCTTTTAGCCCCCGTATCCTTCTTGCTACCTTGCTAGCTTGTTCTGCAAGCCTTTTCTCCAGACGATCGCTTTGTGCTAGTTTAACTATTGTTACCATGCTATTAACTAAGCTAATGAATGTCTCTTCTGCCTTCTTGTTCATGTACCAATGATGCAGCAACTCGATAggaatagagagagagaagttTGGCTGTACTTGTGGTTCTGTGTGGCTGAAGTCAGAGTACTTCTTTGCTGAATTTGAGATGGTGATGGACAGGCTCTCTGCTCTTCTGGACTGCTTGTTTACTGCCATAGCTAGGAGGCCCGGGATAATGGAACAAAAGGTCCCTTGAGCTGTTatgtaacaaaattaattagccaTGTCAATATGAGTGGGCGGGTGAATAGGCTGCGGTGTTATCACCCACTAAATTAACCACAGTACTCATTCAATAGCATGATAACACTTCTCAGATGCATTATGGCGGGTATTTTGCGACCTCTGGTTCTCTTAGACTTATTACAAAATGGCTGACCAGACATTCTCAAGATCCAAGCTCAAGAGGCTCAATCGAAAAGCTAGAGTTGACAAAATTGGCAAGCAGCTGTGTATGGAGAAGAAGAGCCTTGAATGTGCCGAGAAAAATGTTCAGAATTGGAAGAAGAAGGCAATAGATTATAAACTGTAAGTTGCTGATTAACAGCCAGTAAATAATATTGTTCATACAGGGAACTCAACGTGTATCGAGCTAAGCAATTACGGACAGGAACTCTGGGAACATCCTGCAGTCACCAACGACCACTAAAGTTACTAACAGCAGCCATGAAGACGAGTGCAATCAGTCTACCCAAGGCAACTCCAAGAATGTGTACGAATGCTGATATTATGCGAGGAGTTACTGTAGTTCCAGAGATAAGTGAGAAATGTTTAGCAGATGGGGGTGGTGATGTTCATATAGGAAATGGTCGGTTTGGAACATGCTCTCGTATGATTTTTAAAGAGTGTTTTGACGTCTGTGTCAAAACATTTACTTCCGACTCCTCAATCGAATCGATTAGGCATGAAGCCAGTATATTACTTACATTAAATTCCAGCCCTTATATACCACACTGTTTTGGTATTTGTTCCACCAGGAGAGCTTTAGTAATGTCTAATGTAAGCGTGAAGCAGCAACAagtttcattataattattctgcctTGTATTCGACTAACGAAATTAAATTAAGCCCTAAGACATGGATGCAAATACTGATCCAAATTTGTGATGGTCtatcatacatgcacaagctGAGTATTCTTCACAATGATCTTAAAGTAGACAACGTAGTATTAGGGACTACTTTGTTAGAATGTATCCGGCCATGTATTGTGGATTTTGGAAAGGCATGTAAAGAAAAGCATGCTAAGAAGTACTGCCTGACCGAGGAACAGAAAGTTATTTACATAAAAGAACACACTCAAGTAGCTCCAGACCTCCGCGATGGGCTTGTTTTACAGAGCACACAGAGCGATATATACTCATTAGGTAGAATAATGAAGAAGATGAACTCCATTGTAATTAAGTCAACTGAACTTGCCCATGTAATTAAGGAATGTCTTTCTTATCATGCTCATGACCGTCCTAGCTTAGAAACCATTTCTCTTAATGTTGAATGACTATGTGACTAATTATGTCTTACATTCATTCGTTCATGTTTAAATCTGGTGCTAGCTTTAACTATGACATAGtctatgtataattgtagGCAAATCCGTGCTCTCTAATGGAAGGCTGACAAGGTTAGCTGTAAGTCGGGATGCGTGTTGACCCAGCCATTTGTTTGAGAGTCATTAAAAGCATTATGGTAGAGAATTGGCCTGAAGCAGTTAGTTATGAGTCACATAGTGCGTATTGGCTGCTCAGGTtgggccatgcatgcattaacaattaacaattaacaatgATCAACAACGTTTTTTCACCAGATTTACACATACAATTTCAGATAGTAGTCTAGGTGACTCTAACATTTCACCATTGCTATTTCTATATGTTTTCGGTCCATACTTAATTCTAGGACATACTACAATAGGAAAATCTACTGTGCAGCCATTGCCATATCTATCATACAAAATATACCAACTACCTATAAAATATTCATCGTTAAAATCAGTTTGTTGAAGTTGGAGCTTTCCGCGGGTCATTTGGGTTCCTCGATCTTTAAATAGGTAACGAAATACATCTAGCCGGAAATCTATAGTTAAATTACAGGATTTTACAGTACCTAAATTTAAACTACATTGAATGGACAGAACAAATCTTCTTGTTGCGTCGCTTATAAGCTCGGTATGTGGTGCTTGTGGTGTATTGTATGATCTGAAAGGGGGGAAATgtgcagatataattatagtaatacacAGTGCACTGCCATGCCATACTTAATAATCTTACTGGATAGTAGAGATAGTCACATCTTCCTTAGCGACCCATGAAGACTGTTCCAATGAGTAACCAGCCCACTTTACCAAATACTCCGTTTTCCCCTAGAAATAGAATCAATCGTATAGGGCTATATATCATAAAATGTTACGTACCTTAGTTAGTCGATGATGAATTATCCTCTCAACAAGGAAGACCCCTTCTGGCAGACTGTCATCAGACTTACAGCTCAGAGTGGTTCTCACATCTCGT
This region of Halichondria panicea chromosome 12, odHalPani1.1, whole genome shotgun sequence genomic DNA includes:
- the LOC135345395 gene encoding uncharacterized protein LOC135345395 — encoded protein: MGLNKATSMYACVWCTIKKDERWDMSKDRADYTVTNARTLSSLQAKGALPSSKPASVRLGSITTPLLNIEPDHIIPDELHLLLRIADVLTRNLILEIVASAKQDRQGNAHILTHLQTLQTIVKDCGITFRVWEARGPDGKASGHYEWTSLQGNDTKKFLERLPVRFADLLKEEIQAKMAQLWTEFLSLYKMVSSWTPPPSEVVEQKAKDWIRLFLSLKHKCQGFQEKNITPYMHTLVFHFPYFISKYGNVKMFSGQGVEKNNDDAKRHYFSSNLHDPVGEVLKAEARIDETSQFKRKKRKYIRKTPLDLVDMNKQPRLDSES